In the genome of Magnolia sinica isolate HGM2019 chromosome 2, MsV1, whole genome shotgun sequence, one region contains:
- the LOC131237159 gene encoding aquaporin PIP2-7 → MTKDVVEAEAQHGKDYSDPPPAPLIDSAELKLWSFYRALIAEFIATLLFLYVTIATVIGHKKQPGQCDGVGLLGIAWSFGGMIFILVYCTAGISGGHINPAVTFGLFLARKVSLLRAIFYMVAQCLGAICGVGLVKAFMKHPYNSLGGGANEVAPGYSKGTALGAEIIGTFVLVYTVFSATDPKRSARDSHVPVLAPLPIGFAVFMVHLATIPITGTGINPARSFGAAVIYNNDKAWDDHWIFWVGPFVGALAAAAYHQYILRAAAIKALGSFRSNTNN, encoded by the exons atgacgaaGGACGTTGTAGAAGCGGAAGCTCAGCACGGGAAGGACTACTCGGACCCACCACCGGCCCCACTCATCGACTCCGCCGAGCTCAAGCTCTGGTCGTTCTACCGAGCCCTAATCGCTGAGTTCATTGCCACCCTCCTTTTCCTCTATGTCACCATCGCCACCGTCATCGGCCACAAGAAGCAGCCCGGCCAATGCGACGGCGTCGGCCTCCTCGGCATCGCTTGGTCCTTCGGTGGCATGATTTTCATCCTTGTTTACTGCACTGCTGGCATATCTG GTGGGCATATTAACCCGGCCGTTACGTTTGGGCTGTTCCTGGCGCGCAAGGTCTCATTGCTGCGGGCCATTTTCTACATGGTGGCCCAGTGCCTAGGTGCCATCTGTGGGGTCGGCCTCGTGAAGGCCTTCATGAAGCATCCGTACAACTCCTTGGGTGGTGGGGCCAACGAGGTGGCCCCTGGCTACTCCAAAGGGACCGCCTTGGGGGCTGAGATCATTGGCACCTTCGTCCTCGTCTACACCGTCTTCTCCGCCACCGACCCCAAAAGGAGCGCTCGGGACTCTCACGTGCCC GTTTTGGCACCGTTGCCTATCGGGTTCGCGGTCTTTATGGTCCATCTGGCCACTATTCCTATAACGGGAACGGGCATCAATCCGGCGAGGAGTTTCGGAGCTGCTGTGATTTACAACAACGACAAGGCCTGGGATGACCAT TGGATTTTCTGGGTGGGGCCTTTTGTTGGAGCGCTGGCAGCTGCTGCATACCACCAATACATCTTGAGGGCTGCGGCCATTAAAGCTTTGGGGTCTTTCCGCAGCAACACCAACAACTGA